One genomic window of Falco cherrug isolate bFalChe1 chromosome 20, bFalChe1.pri, whole genome shotgun sequence includes the following:
- the C1QL1 gene encoding C1q-related factor, which translates to MVLVLVVLIPVLVSSAGTDGRYEMLGTCRMVCEPYGPAAPPQPAERGPIPPPSTLVQGPQGKPGRPGKPGPPGPPGEPGPPGPAGARGEAGRPGPPGLPGPGATGAVSAATYSTVPRVAFYAGLKNPHEGYEVLKFDDVVTNLGNSYDATSGKFTCAIPGTYFFTYHVLMRGGDGTSMWADLCKNGQVRASAIAQDADQNYDYASNSVILHLDAGDEVFIKLDGGKAHGGNNNKYSTFSGFIIYSD; encoded by the exons atggtgctggtgctggtggtgctcaTCCCGGTGCTGGTGAGCTCCGCCGGTACCGATGGCCGGTACGAGATGCTGGGGACCTGCCGGATGGTCTGCGAGCCCTacggccccgctgccccgccgcAACCAGCCGAACGCGGCCCCATCCCGCCGCCCTCCACCCTGGTGCAGGGTCCCCAAGGCAAACCAGGGCGACCGGGAAAACCAGGACCACCGGGACCGCCGGGAGAACCAGGACCGCCAGGaccggcgggggcgcggggtgAAGCGGGACGACCGGGACCCCCGGGATTACCGGGACCAGGGGCTACAGGTGCGGTGAGTGCAGCTACCTATAGCACGGTGCCACGCGTCGCCTTCTACGCCGGCCTCAAGAACCCCCATGAGGGCTACGAGGTCCTCAAGTTCGACGACGTGGTCACCAACCTGGGCAACAGCTACGACGCCACCTCCGGCAAGTTCACCTGCGCCATCCCCGGCACCTACTTCTTCACCTACCACGTCCTCATGCGCGGCGGCGATGGCACCAGCATGTGGGCCGACCTCTGCAAGAATGGTCAG GTGCGGGCCAGCGCCATCGCGCAGGATGCCGACCAGAACTATGACTACGCCAGCAACAGCGTCATCCTGCACCTGGATGCGGGGGATGAGGTCTTCATCAAGCTGGACGGAGGCAAAGCCCATGGTGGCAACAACAACAAGTACAGCACCTTCTCTGGCTTCATCATCTACTCGGACTAA